One part of the Tachysurus vachellii isolate PV-2020 chromosome 6, HZAU_Pvac_v1, whole genome shotgun sequence genome encodes these proteins:
- the dnajb12a gene encoding dnaJ homolog subfamily B member 12a, with the protein MESNKDEADRCIEISIAALRNNQTDKARRFLEKAQKLFPTQKAQRLLESIALNGNAHGSNNNCGENKRSGVRQRATSAGEEISEDCATDGAKSYTADQLDAVKQIKRCKNYYEILGVSKDVSDDDLKKAYRKLALKFHPDKNHAPGATEAFKAIGNAYAILSNTEKRKQYDLYGEEKVHQSCHGHSHQGFEADISPEDLFNMFFGGGFPSSNVHVYSNGRMRFGQNHRHEHREQRRDGSLALFVQLMPILILIVVSALSQLMVSSPPYSLSLRPSSGHTNRRQTANLKVPYYVGDHFSEEYTGKQLRSIEQNVEDDYISNLRNNCWKEKQQKEGLLYRARYFGDSDLYQRAQKMGTPSCSKLSDIQVLLHGH; encoded by the exons ATGGAATCAAACAAGGACGAAGCGGACCGCTGTATAGAAATATCTATCGCGGCGCTTCGGAACAATCAGACCGATAAAGCTCGAAGGTTCCTCGAGAAAGCACAGAAATTGTTTCCCACACAGAAAGCACAAC GTTTATTAGAATCTATAGCTCTGAATGGAAATGCACATGGCAGTAATAATAACTGTGGAGAAAACAAGCGCAGTGGAGTTCGACAACGAGCCACCAGTGCTGGAGAGGAAATATCAGAAGACTGTGCTACAGATGGAGCCAAGTCCTATACAGCAGATCAACTGGATGCAGTCAAACA GATAAAGAGATGCAAAAACTATTACGAGATTCTGGGAGTCAGTAAAGATGTGTCTGATGACGATCTTAAAAAAGCGTACAGAAAACTGGCTTTGAAATTCCATCCAGATAAAAACCATGCTCCAGGTGCTACAGAGGCATTTAAAG CTATCGGGAATGCATATGCCATTCTTAGTAACACAGAAAAACGGAAGCAGTACGACCTTTATGGTGAGGAGAAAGTTCACCAGTCTTGTCATGGCCATTCTCATCAGGGCTTTGAGGCAGATATTTCGCCAGAGGATCTTTTCAATATGTTCTTTGGAGGTGGATTCCCATCTA GTAATGTCCATGTTTATAGTAATGGCAGGATGAGATTTGGACAAAATCATCGGCATGAACACAGAGAACAACGGCGAGAT GGAAGCCTTGCTCTGTTTGTTCAGTTGATgcccatcctcatcctcattgtAGTTTCAGCTCTTAGCCAGTTGATGGTGTCCAGTCCTCCATACAGTCTAAGCCTCAGGCC ATCGTCAGGGCACACGAACAGGCGGCAAACAGCTAATCTGAAGGTGCCTTACTACGTGGGTGACCACTTTTCAGAAGAATATACTGGAAAGCAACTTAGGAGTATTGAGCAAAATGTGGAGGATGACTACATTTCAAACCTTCGAAATAATTGCTGGAAGGAAAAGCAACAGA AGGAAGGACTGTTGTATCGCGCACGGTATTTTGGAGATTCAGACTTGTACCAAAGGGCCCAGAAGATGGGTACACCCAGTTGTTCAAAACTGTCAGACATTCAAGTCCTTTTACATGGACACTGA
- the wnt8b gene encoding protein Wnt-8b, with amino-acid sequence MFIHLDVYYYIFILMVHMKSCCSWSVNNFLMTGPKAYLIYSSSVAAGAQSGIEECKYQFAWERWNCPERALQLSTHSGLRSATRETAFVHAISSAGVMYTLTRNCSLGDFDNCGCDDTRNGQRGGQGWLWGGCSDNVGFGEAISKQFVDALETGQDARAAMNLHNNEAGRKAVKGTMQRTCKCHGVSGSCTTQTCWLQLPEFREVGNYLKEKYHRAIKVDLLRGAGNSAASRGAVAETFSSISRKELVHLEDSPDYCVENRTLGLPGTEGRECLKKGKNLSKWEKRSCKRLCSDCGLAVEERRAETVSSCNCKFHWCCAVKCEQCRKTVVKYYCVRAKQVKNDSASRRKSLRLKKKH; translated from the exons ATGTTCATCCATTTGGAcgtttattattacattttcattttgatgGTTCACATGAAATCCTGCTGCAGTTG GTCAGTGAATAATTTCCTGATGACTGGGCCAAAA GCTTACCTGATCTATTCCAGTAGCGTAGCTGCAGGAGCTCAGAGTGGGATTGAAGAATGCAAGTATCAATTTGCGTGGGAGCGCTGGAACTGTCCAGAACGAGCCCTTCAGCTTTCCACACACAGCGGACTCAGGAGTG CAACCCGGGAGACAGCTTTTGTTCATGCCATCAGTTCTGCTGGGGTTATGTACACTCTCACAAGGAACTGCAGCCTGGGAGACTTTGATAATTGTGGCTGTGATGACACCAGGAATGGTCAACGAG GTGGTCAAGGCTGGCTGTGGGGAGGCTGCAGTGATAATGTGGGCTTTGGAGAGGCCATCTCCAAACAGTTTGTGGATGCATTAGAAACTGGGCAAGATGCGCGTGCTGCCATGAACCTGCACAACAACGAAGCTGGACGAAAG GCTGTGAAAGGGACCATGCAAAGGACGTGTAAATGCCATGGCGTATCTGGCAGCTGCACCACTCAGACCTGCTGGCTTCAGCTGCCCGAGTTTCGAGAAGTGGGCAACTACCTGAAAGAGAAGTACCACCGTGCTATTAAGGTGGACCTCCTGCGTGGTGCAGGCAACAGTGCTGCCAGTCGTGGGGCTGTCGCTGAGACCTTCAGCTCCATTTCTCGTAAGGAGCTGGTGCACCTGGAGGATTCTCCTGATTACTGTGTTGAGAACCGTACGCTAGGCCTACCAGGCACTGAAGGCCGTGAGTGCTTAAAAAAGGGCAAGAATCTGAGTAAGTGGGAGAAACGTAGCTGCAAGCGGCTATGCAGTGACTGTGGCCTGGCTGTGGAGGAGCGCAGGGCAGAGACTGTATCCAGTTGTAACTGCAAGTTCCACTGGTGTTGTGCAGTAAAATGTGAGCAGTGCCGCAAGACTGTCGTCAAGTACTACTGTGTGAGAGCTAAGCAGGTCAAGAATGATAGTGCAAGTCGAAGAAAAAGCCTTCGTCTAAAGAAGAAGCACTAA
- the trmt2b gene encoding tRNA (uracil-5-)-methyltransferase homolog B isoform X2: MCQGSAESTCGEAVSLEERLAFTVTPLWRLSYEEQLQWKQEQQHKILIQMSNHLEQDSSLTSSKGELAFPVLPIVPSPVRNGYRNKSTFSINKGVDGNPKTVGFYIGTGKGRNIVCIHGDHLLNIPSKHKLVGRSYEDFIRTSPLKPCLLFHDGGHWREITVRTNSAGNTMAIVYFHPQNLSPNEIDVHKESLVEYFQKGPGTVCQLDSLYFQESTMTRCSHKDSPYQLLYGEPHIYEEILGLKFRISADSFFQVNRAAAEALYMTVGDLSKANEQGTLLDVCCGTGAIGISLSSRLKKVIGIELIEQAVEDAKYNAALNGIQNCEFLSGKAEVVLPNMLATMHSEKALTAIVNPSRAGLHYRVIRALRNNPNIQRLIYISCKPEGEAMRNFKELCGKTDLKRKLTGKAFTPRIAVPVDMFPHTPHCELVLVLER, translated from the exons ATGTGCCAGGGATCTGCTGAAAGTACCT GCGGTGAAGCCGTGTCGTTGGAGGAAAGATTAGCTTTTACTGTGACCCCTTTGTGGAGACTGAGCTACGAGGAGCAGCTTCAGTGGAAACAGGAACAACAGCACAAAATCTTAATCCAGATGTCAAATCACCTGGAACAAGACTCGTCTCTTACATCCAGTAAAGGAGAGCTCGCTTTCCCTGTATTGCCCATAGTGCCTTCACCAGTGAGGAACGGCTACCGCAATAAATCCACATTCTCTATCAACAAAGGAGTAGATGGAAATCCCAAAACCGTAGGATTCTACATTGGCACTGGGAAAGGTAGAAACATTGTCTGTATTCATGGGGACCATCTTCTTAACATTCCATCAAAGCACAAACTGGTGGGAAGGAGTTATGAGGATTTTATTCGCACGTCACCATTAAAACCGTGCCTTTTGTTTCATGACGGAGGACACTGGAGAGAAATCACAGTGAGAACCAACTCTGCTGGTAACACAATGGCCATAGTATATTTCCATCCACAAAACTTAAGTCCCAATGAGATTGATGTCCATAAAGAATCTCTAGTTGAATACTTCCAAAAAGGTCCAGGAACAGTTTGCCAGCTGGACTCCCTTTATTTTCAGGAAAGCACCATGACACGATGCAGCCACAAAGATTCTCCTTATCAGCTGCTGTATGGAGAACCCCATATCTACGAGGAGATCCTTGGCTTGAAGTTCCGTATCTCTGCTGATTCGTTCTTTCAGGTAAACAGGGCTGCAGCAGAGGCACTGTACATGACTGTAGGAGATCTGAGCAAAGCCAACGAACAGGGAACGCTGCTGGATGTGTGCTGTGGTACAGGAGCTATTGGCATTTCATTATCCTCAAGATTGAAGAAGGTCATTGGTATTGAATTGATTGAGCAGGCTGTAGAGGATGCAAAATATAACGCTGCACTAAATGGCATTCAGAACTGTGAGTTTCTATCAGGGAAAGCAGAGGTTGTTCTCCCTAACATGCTAGCCACAATGCACTCTGAGAAAGCTCTCACAGCTATTGTGAATCCGTCCAGAGCAGGCCTGCATTATAGAGTGATCCGTGCTCTGCGCAATAATCCTAACATACAAAGACTGATCTATATATCCTGCAAGCCAGAAGGAGAAGCAATGCGGAATTTCAAGGAGCTTTGCGGAAAGACAGATTTAAAGAGAAAGCTAACTGGAAAAGCCTTTACACCAAGAATTGCTGTTCCTGTGGACATGtttccacacacacctcactgtgaACTGGTGCTTGTTTTGGAACGATAA
- the scdb gene encoding stearoyl-CoA desaturase b — protein sequence MTGTEKTDCYSDRQRKPEKDETTWVDDAFDESYTEKDSSVPPAQIVWRNVVLMTILHVGAVYGLTMVPSAKPLTLLWACLCFLISALGVTAGVHRLWSHRSYKAKLPLRIFLATANSMAFQNDIYEWCRDHRVHHKYSETNADPHNARRGFFFSHIGWLLVRKHPEVIKKGSKLDLSDLKADGVVMFQRRHYKLSILVMCFLVPTLVPWYFWGESLWVAYFIPGLLRYALVLNASWLVNSAAHMWGMRPFDRNINPRENTFVALTAIGEGFHNYHHTFPYDYATSEYGSVLNITKMFIDFMFYIGLAQGLKKPSHETIIARVQRTGDGSHKSG from the exons ATGACTGGTACAGAAAAGACAGATTGTTACTCGGACAGGCAGCGCAAACCCGAGAAGGACGAAACAACGTGGGTAGATGATGCTTTTGATGAATCCTACACAGAGAAAGATAGCTCGGTGCCTCCAGCGCAGATCGTATGGAGAAATGTTGTGCTGATGACTATACTGCACGTCGGAGCTGTTTACGGACTGACCATGGTTCCTTCTGCTAAACCTTTAACACTGTTATGGG cCTGCCTGTGTTTCCTAATTAGTGCCTTGGGAGTGACAGCTGGGGTACATCGGCTCTGGAGCCACCGGTCCTATAAAGCCAAACTGCCATTAAGAATTTTCTTAGCCACTGCAAACTCTATGGCTTTTCAG AATGATATCTATGAGTGGTGTAGAGACCATCGTGTCCACCACAAGTATTCAGAGACTAATGCAGACCCACATAATGCCAGAAGAGGCTTCTTCTTTTCTCATATTGGCTGGCTGTTGGTACGTAAGCACCCAGAAGTCATTAAGAAGGGGAGCAAACTGGATCTCAGTGACCTGAAGGCAGATGGTGTCGTTATGTTCCAGAGGAG GCATTATAAGTTGTCTATACTGGTGATGTGCTTCCTTGTTCCAACACTGGTGCCATGGTACTTCTGGGGTGAAAGCCTGTGGGTGGCTTACTTCATACCAGGCCTGCTAAGATACGCTTTGGTCCTTAATGCCTCCTGGCTGGTTAACAGTGCTGCCCACATGTGGGGCATGAGGCCCTTTGACCGCAACATCAATCCCAGAGAGAATACATTTGTTGCCTTAACTGCTATTG GGGAAGGCTTCCATAACTACCATCACACATTTCCATATGACTATGCTACCAGTGAGTATGGTAGTGTGCTGAACATCACCAAGATGTTTATTGATTTCATGTTCTACATTGGCCTTGCCCAAGGCCTCAAGAAGCCATCTCATGAAACGATCATTGCTCGGGTTCAACGCACTGGTGATGGCAGTCACAAAAGTGGCTAA
- the trmt2b gene encoding tRNA (uracil-5-)-methyltransferase homolog B isoform X1 — MLLAVLTCARDLLKVPVSCAALHRGFGCESSSEKRTKKKFCFSGGEAVSLEERLAFTVTPLWRLSYEEQLQWKQEQQHKILIQMSNHLEQDSSLTSSKGELAFPVLPIVPSPVRNGYRNKSTFSINKGVDGNPKTVGFYIGTGKGRNIVCIHGDHLLNIPSKHKLVGRSYEDFIRTSPLKPCLLFHDGGHWREITVRTNSAGNTMAIVYFHPQNLSPNEIDVHKESLVEYFQKGPGTVCQLDSLYFQESTMTRCSHKDSPYQLLYGEPHIYEEILGLKFRISADSFFQVNRAAAEALYMTVGDLSKANEQGTLLDVCCGTGAIGISLSSRLKKVIGIELIEQAVEDAKYNAALNGIQNCEFLSGKAEVVLPNMLATMHSEKALTAIVNPSRAGLHYRVIRALRNNPNIQRLIYISCKPEGEAMRNFKELCGKTDLKRKLTGKAFTPRIAVPVDMFPHTPHCELVLVLER; from the coding sequence ATGTTGCTAGCAGTGCTAACATGTGCCAGGGATCTGCTGAAAGTACCTGTGAGCTGTGCAGCGCTACATAGAGGGTTTGGGTGCGAAAGTAGTTCTGAAAAGAGAACTAAAaagaaattctgtttttcagGCGGTGAAGCCGTGTCGTTGGAGGAAAGATTAGCTTTTACTGTGACCCCTTTGTGGAGACTGAGCTACGAGGAGCAGCTTCAGTGGAAACAGGAACAACAGCACAAAATCTTAATCCAGATGTCAAATCACCTGGAACAAGACTCGTCTCTTACATCCAGTAAAGGAGAGCTCGCTTTCCCTGTATTGCCCATAGTGCCTTCACCAGTGAGGAACGGCTACCGCAATAAATCCACATTCTCTATCAACAAAGGAGTAGATGGAAATCCCAAAACCGTAGGATTCTACATTGGCACTGGGAAAGGTAGAAACATTGTCTGTATTCATGGGGACCATCTTCTTAACATTCCATCAAAGCACAAACTGGTGGGAAGGAGTTATGAGGATTTTATTCGCACGTCACCATTAAAACCGTGCCTTTTGTTTCATGACGGAGGACACTGGAGAGAAATCACAGTGAGAACCAACTCTGCTGGTAACACAATGGCCATAGTATATTTCCATCCACAAAACTTAAGTCCCAATGAGATTGATGTCCATAAAGAATCTCTAGTTGAATACTTCCAAAAAGGTCCAGGAACAGTTTGCCAGCTGGACTCCCTTTATTTTCAGGAAAGCACCATGACACGATGCAGCCACAAAGATTCTCCTTATCAGCTGCTGTATGGAGAACCCCATATCTACGAGGAGATCCTTGGCTTGAAGTTCCGTATCTCTGCTGATTCGTTCTTTCAGGTAAACAGGGCTGCAGCAGAGGCACTGTACATGACTGTAGGAGATCTGAGCAAAGCCAACGAACAGGGAACGCTGCTGGATGTGTGCTGTGGTACAGGAGCTATTGGCATTTCATTATCCTCAAGATTGAAGAAGGTCATTGGTATTGAATTGATTGAGCAGGCTGTAGAGGATGCAAAATATAACGCTGCACTAAATGGCATTCAGAACTGTGAGTTTCTATCAGGGAAAGCAGAGGTTGTTCTCCCTAACATGCTAGCCACAATGCACTCTGAGAAAGCTCTCACAGCTATTGTGAATCCGTCCAGAGCAGGCCTGCATTATAGAGTGATCCGTGCTCTGCGCAATAATCCTAACATACAAAGACTGATCTATATATCCTGCAAGCCAGAAGGAGAAGCAATGCGGAATTTCAAGGAGCTTTGCGGAAAGACAGATTTAAAGAGAAAGCTAACTGGAAAAGCCTTTACACCAAGAATTGCTGTTCCTGTGGACATGtttccacacacacctcactgtgaACTGGTGCTTGTTTTGGAACGATAA
- the LOC132846694 gene encoding DNA damage-inducible transcript 4 protein-like yields MDYSQSQCGVSKRLSWGKVVEKLLHHVEDTKTIVKRDSGCLSVLSMDDDPFEEALCVETVANMSDLLNESSAELLGSSRLIVPHVLLERIGQELLQLAATEPCGLRGAVVDVCVDNSKSHQSVGQISVDPDIVPTFHLTFLLRLDLGGLWPKFTSRLSNSVKMSPGFTVVKRKLYSSEEVYVEEL; encoded by the exons ATGGATTACTCACAATCTCAGTGTGGTGTTTCAAAACGCCTTTCGTGGGGAAAAGTCGTCGAAAAACTGCTCCATCATGTCGAAGACACCAAAACAATCGTGAAAAGAGACTCAG GGTGTTTATCTGTGCTTTCGATGGACGACGACCCATTTGAAGAGGCTCTGTGTGTGGAGACGGTGGCCAACATGTCTGATCTCCTGAATGAGAGCAGTGCTGAGCTCCTTGGTTCCTCCAGACTGATTGTTCCTCATGTTTTATTAGAGAGAATCGGTCAGGAGCTGCTGCAGCTGGCGGCCACTGAACCCTGTGGTCTCAGAGGGGCCGTTGTCGACGTGTGTGTGGACAACAGCAAGAGTCATCAGAGTGTGGGACAGATATCTGTGGATCCAGACATTGTTCCAACTTTTCATCTCACTTTTTTACTGCGGCTGGATCTTGGTGGACTGTGGCCAAAGTTTACGAGTAGGCTCAGTAATTCTGTAAAAATGAGTCCAGGCTTTACAGTGGTGAAGAGAAAACTGTACAGCTCGGAGGAAGTGTATGTGGAAGAATTATGA